ccccatttaaaactaaataaacacaGAAACTTAATTTACATTAACAACAAGGACAAGGACAActggacatagatccgtttaggacccttttgcaaggaccgtgaaacagatctgagacaAGACACTGAAATATCAAAGACTGATTGGACAAAATAAgcctaaaaggaaacaaaaacaaataaagaaaacactgaatattttttttttgttttatttttttttttttatgttttagaatactTCGAGAGGAaggatgagtgagatggaaataGAGAGATCCACctgtcagcggtggcgtcctactGATGATCAGATCAAGATAATGACCAACATATACAATTatggggtcacacacccaagcagaGCCCAAGTCTTCGAGatcgcgtctcgactaaggaccttcGGAGAAGCCAGCGAATATAACGTGCaatgctggttcaacaaccatggcaatcgggtcaggcgcctGCAAGCGGAGATCGACCCCACTGGCACTATCTTTTCCCTGCTGCCGcgatacatgtatggtaagaactCTGATCATatctctttttttattgaaattttctcttcctcttctattattgacaacaaatttttgttgaaagaatatgACTGGGTAGttatgagggcaccgaggctgctggatCTGTTCCCcattccgatcatcatcgacgacgaaaGAGAtgaacgacaaatccctccacctATGCCTCCTGCATTCtgtaccagagctccctcgacggagcttaCCTTAAGATCGCCACCCAGTAAccattttccattttaaagttttatatttttagtttttttttattacggtctgtaatattaacgatcagcattgatcgaaccccgaacatctttattatgttttgattttttttttgtgttttatttgaattCCAGGTGTGGTGAGGTAACTTTGTATCCTATCTGTtagatatatttgtttttttattgcatttttattttaattatcataataccaagatcgtatgagtgtatTCAAATTGGTAACCTTGTTCAAAATCAACTCTCTGTCCTTGCTGTAATTTTCTGCTctgatgatgaaataaaatagatcttatgttttttttttattcattcagtctaaacaaaatttctaatctaaacgaaaaaatggaaaaatgggtccaaaagaaaataatttatttacaaagaaaataaggaaaaatgaCTTCGAATAAAATGAGATCCGAAGTGAACGTCATGAGCAAAATTTTGAACCATTATGCATATGAGACAATGCAGAAATGGGAAGAGAGGAACAATGAACTCctaaaacaattttgaacaatTTGAAATTTCGATGACCccctttttttttgaaaattttttttttatcctctTTTTGGTGTAATGAAATCGGACTCAAGCAAAAGCTTTATAAAAAAAACGATTTCAGCCCTTTTTTTTCGAGTTAATTGTCTTACTTGCAGTCATCAAACTGGTCATTATTTCCAATGCTTAGAAAAGTGAGGAATGTCACACATCCGAGGTCTAACTTTgggattattacattttgactttttctcCTGAGACATCAACGTACATATGCTTGAACAGACTCGCAAGTGAAAAATGGGAGTTGTTTAGAATGGTTTGGAAGATAATGGGATAGCCATGCTAACATGTCACCTCATACGCTCTGTAAAGTAGATGAGTGCCAAAGCGAAACACGAGGTACCTAAAAAGTTTCCCCGGTTGAGTATGATGATGAATCCATGATAATTCGgatgaaaaattcaaataagatGCGCAAAGCTGCCCCAGTTTTGGGATTATGGGTTGATGAATTTCAAGGAAAAGGCGCGTGGTGAGATCCACCCAACTGCCCCAATTTTGAGATTATGAATTGATGATTTTCAATGAAAAGACGCGGGGTGAGATCCACCCAGCTGCTCCATTTTTTTTGGGGTATGGGATCTTTTTAGAAGAAGTAGTGGGCATGAAAGGATCGGCTAAAAGGTGACCCCAATTGGTTTGATTTTCTTGTGCATACTTTTGGCTAGTTGGCAAGGAGATCCTCTCTTCTTGagacattattcattttcaactctcacttcctcttttttttttatatcaccCTTTCGGGTTTCTGAATCTAGTTGACCTATTCTCCCTTGTTTTTTCAATGGATTTAGGGATCAACCTACTAGCGTAAGCGAGAAAACTTCTGGCCAAACCGATTTGCCCCAGTGTAAAGGTTTACTTTGTTACTAAGGGCATTGACAGTATTTGTTGGGgaaaatcttttattttggaaaatgaAGGGTGATATTTTTCAAGCACCATGCGCATAAACGTCTCGAGAGAAAGCATCAAGTTGTTACTTTTGATTAGACATTTGACCTCGGAAGAGTCTGACACTGTAACTTTTGTccttgattattattttttctattttcgaaaaacaagagtttgatAATCTGCAAGAAGACAAATGACTCaagattttcttcaatttttatttttttttttatttttatttacttattttttttaacattcattTTCTCCACGACACCCTCttaggacatgatttccagtaaaccttggagataccaagTAATGAAAGTTCACATTAAAAGTCATGGATGAAAGCGTGACATCAATGAGCATAAACCTCATAGGAAGACAAATTAAAGCACGAacaaaacaacatcagttccACCTTTTACAATAACTTAGGCTTTCCCACATAATCAAAGAGTCCTCTTCATTTGTCCATGGCATTTGTAGAGGCGAACTCACGCCTTGCCACAGTGCTGGATtaactttcttcaaactttaaacatctTGAATCGATCAAAGATTGCACTTTACGTTTTAGAGCCTTGCATGCCTCTATTGAATGTCCACACGCCCCTCCATGATAATCACACCTGGCATTTACGTCATAGCTCCTTGGATACGGAGGTCGTATAGGCCTAGTTGGACAAATCTTTATGAGGTTTCTGCGGAGAAGATCTGGTAGTAGCTCTGTATAGGTCATGGGGATAGGAGTGAAGTTGGCGACCTTCTTATCACGATTGTAATTTCTTCGCTCAATGGCTCAATTGGACCCATAGGAATGCGACATTTAAGGACAGGcaataaaatgtgaattagcTCTTCgttcttttcctttctcacGTCTAGGATCATACTCGTTTAAACTTGCTACTAGCTCTGGGCCTAGTgcaatttttccatttcttatgCCACTCTCAACCCTCTCTCCAATTACTACTATGTCAGCAAAACTTGAGGAGACTGAGATGCTTAACATGTGCTCATAAAATGGTGGTTGTAGAGTATTCAAAAATGTGGTAGTCATCTCCTTGTCGCTTAGAGGCGGTTCTACTTGAGAAGCAATTTCTCTCCACCTTTGGGCATATTCTCTGAATGATTCAGACTCTTTCTTCACCGTGTTCTTCAGTTGTGCTCTATCAGGTGTCAAATCTTTATTATATCCATACTGCCTTAGGAATGCCTCAACCAGATCTTTCCATGAGTAGATGTGAGTAGTTTCTAAGCGCATGTACCAAGTTAGAGCCTCGTTAGTTAAACTTTCTTGGAAGAaatgaatcaaaagtttttcatcGTGGGCATAAGCTGTCATTTTCCTGCAGTACATGCTTATATGGCCCCTCGGGCAAGTATTTCCCCGATATTTCTCGAACTCTGGCAGCCTGAACTTTGGAGGTATCACCACATCAGGAACTAAACATAGTTTTTTAgcatctccaaattcaaaacttccttcaCCCTCTATGGCTCTCAACCTCTTCTCAAGGACTTCTAATCTGCTCTTATCGTCCTTAAAATTTGCTGGTGTAATGACACAAGATGGAGACTTCGTCTCAGGTTGTTTTTTCATTATCGTGCTCTCAATACCTGGTTGGATCGTTTGCCCCAGAATTGTGCAAGTGGTCGCCCCAAGCTCGCCTTCTACTTCAACTGCATTACCTTCGGCCTTTTGAGTGTCAAGATGTCTCGAGTCCACTCCTGAGGGTAGAGTATAATTCGGGGGAAGACCATAGGAAAGGAAAGTTTGTGCTTCTAG
This Vigna angularis cultivar LongXiaoDou No.4 chromosome 4, ASM1680809v1, whole genome shotgun sequence DNA region includes the following protein-coding sequences:
- the LOC108330438 gene encoding uncharacterized protein LOC108330438; translated protein: MENQVEVQEGMKADIQQLKEQMSQVLETLDALQSPGCLCTQRSQQGVLEAQTFLSYGLPPNYTLPSGVDSRHLDTQKAEGNAVEVEGELGATTCTILGQTIQPGIESTIMKKQPETKSPSCVITPANFKDDKSRLEVLEKRLRAIEGEGSFEFGDAKKLCLVPDVVIPPKFRLPEFEKYRGNTCPRGHISMYCRKMTAYAHDEKLLIHFFQESLTNEALTWYMRLETTHIYSWKDLVEAFLRQYGYNKDLTPDRAQLKNTVKKESESFREYAQRWREIASQVEPPLSDKEMTTTFLNTLQPPFYEHMLSISVSSSFADIVVIGERVESGIRNGKIALGPELVASLNEYDPRREKGKERRANSHFIACP